One Synergistaceae bacterium DZ-S4 genomic region harbors:
- a CDS encoding RNA-binding S4 domain-containing protein — translation MTVLSTLFSDDYLKLSRLIKRRTLAQEMVEIGAVRINGRTCKPAAEVRSGDIIEIAYPGRIVKVKVLISDEVQLKRNAPAYEMLEEKKVDREERPW, via the coding sequence GTGACTGTATTATCCACGTTATTCAGTGACGACTATCTTAAGCTTTCAAGGCTGATAAAACGCAGGACTCTTGCACAGGAGATGGTGGAGATAGGTGCTGTCAGAATAAACGGCAGGACCTGCAAACCGGCTGCAGAGGTCAGGTCCGGCGACATTATTGAGATTGCCTACCCCGGCAGGATAGTGAAGGTAAAGGTGCTGATTTCGGACGAGGTGCAGCTCAAGAGGAACGCCCCGGCTTATGAAATGCTCGAAGAGAAAAAAGTTGACAGGGAAGAACGTCCCTGGTGA